From one [Ruminococcus] lactaris ATCC 29176 genomic stretch:
- a CDS encoding MATE family efflux transporter, whose translation MENNKDFLGTQPVGKLLFKLAIPTVIAQLINMLYNIVDRIFIGHIPDAGSLALTGVGVTMPIIMIVSAFAGLVSSGGAPRASISMGKGDMDSAEQTLGGCFLLQVIVSIVLTVVLLLFGENLLLAFGASENTIEYAVSYLNIYAFGTLFVQLTLGMNAFVTAEGFTKISMVSVAIGATLNIVLDPIMIFGLNMGVRGAALATVISQAVSCIVVVTFLCSKKSILRLKRKNLNIKPKVVFPCIALGTAAFIMQASESVISVCFNSSLLKYGGDIAVGAMTILTSVMQFAMLPLQGIAQGAQPITSYNYGANNTERVKKTFRVLLTVSLIYSVTLWLAVMLLPQFFVSIFTPETAMIEFASKALRIYMAVMFLFGIQIACQMTFTALGNAISSIIVAVTRKFILLLPLIYIMPHMVSDKTMGVYLAEPVADFIAVTFTAILFYFQFRKAMNKIES comes from the coding sequence GTGGAAAATAACAAGGATTTTTTAGGTACGCAGCCCGTTGGAAAATTGCTTTTTAAGTTGGCAATTCCTACGGTGATAGCACAGTTGATCAATATGTTGTATAACATTGTTGATAGGATCTTTATCGGTCATATACCGGATGCAGGCAGTCTTGCTCTGACGGGTGTCGGTGTGACCATGCCTATTATTATGATTGTGTCGGCATTTGCAGGACTTGTAAGTTCAGGAGGTGCGCCACGTGCTTCTATTTCGATGGGAAAAGGAGATATGGACAGTGCAGAGCAAACGCTTGGTGGATGTTTTCTTTTACAGGTAATTGTTTCAATCGTTCTGACAGTGGTACTTTTACTGTTTGGAGAAAATTTGCTGTTAGCTTTTGGAGCCAGTGAAAATACGATTGAATATGCTGTTTCCTATTTGAACATATATGCGTTTGGAACATTGTTTGTGCAGCTGACATTGGGCATGAATGCATTTGTAACTGCTGAAGGGTTTACAAAGATATCCATGGTATCCGTTGCTATCGGAGCAACTCTAAACATTGTGCTTGATCCGATTATGATTTTTGGATTAAATATGGGTGTGCGTGGTGCTGCTTTGGCAACTGTTATTTCGCAGGCGGTTTCATGTATCGTCGTTGTGACATTTTTGTGCAGTAAGAAATCAATACTTAGACTGAAACGTAAGAATCTGAATATAAAGCCCAAAGTTGTGTTCCCGTGCATTGCACTTGGAACTGCAGCATTTATTATGCAGGCGAGTGAAAGCGTTATATCCGTATGCTTTAATTCTTCCCTGCTGAAATATGGCGGAGATATTGCGGTAGGTGCAATGACGATTCTTACCAGTGTCATGCAGTTTGCAATGCTTCCTTTACAGGGAATTGCACAGGGAGCGCAGCCAATTACAAGCTATAATTATGGAGCAAACAATACGGAACGTGTAAAAAAGACCTTTCGTGTTTTGTTAACAGTAAGCCTGATTTATTCTGTCACACTTTGGCTGGCGGTAATGCTTTTGCCACAATTCTTTGTAAGTATTTTTACTCCGGAGACAGCTATGATCGAGTTTGCATCAAAAGCTCTGCGTATCTATATGGCAGTCATGTTTTTATTTGGTATTCAGATTGCATGCCAGATGACCTTTACAGCTCTTGGCAATGCGATAAGTTCTATCATTGTGGCAGTTACAAGAAAATTTATTCTGCTGTTACCATTGATTTATATTATGCCGCATATGGTTTCAGACAAAACCATGGGTGTTTACCTTGCAGAGCCGGTAGCAGATTTCATAGCAGTAACCTTTACTGCAATTTTGTTTTATTTCCAGTTTAGGAAAGCGATGAACAAGATTGAATCGTAG
- a CDS encoding helix-turn-helix domain-containing protein, with protein MIEKSLLSQEAFAQAVGVSFTTVTRWESGKCKPTFKTMKLIDDFCKAQGIDFNISDELIDKE; from the coding sequence ATGATTGAGAAAAGCTTGTTAAGTCAGGAAGCATTTGCACAGGCAGTAGGTGTTTCTTTTACAACTGTCACTCGGTGGGAATCAGGAAAATGCAAACCGACTTTTAAGACTATGAAATTGATAGATGATTTTTGTAAAGCTCAAGGAATTGATTTTAATATCAGTGATGAGTTGATCGATAAAGAGTAG
- a CDS encoding MarR family winged helix-turn-helix transcriptional regulator, with amino-acid sequence MKNYFAHCVDVEELYENMVSPVCEKYELTYMEFTVLMFLTNNPQYDTATQIVKYRHLAKSHVSISIRSLQERGLILGEHKGGNHRTIHLSVADKARDIIAAGRVAQGKFCEIVFAGFSKEEIEALHRFTEQVNRNIKEYLND; translated from the coding sequence GTGAAAAATTATTTTGCACATTGTGTTGATGTAGAAGAATTGTATGAAAATATGGTATCTCCTGTTTGTGAAAAATACGAATTGACTTATATGGAGTTTACAGTTCTTATGTTTTTAACAAATAATCCGCAATATGATACAGCTACTCAGATTGTAAAATACCGTCATCTTGCAAAATCTCATGTATCTATTTCTATTCGTTCCTTACAGGAACGAGGATTGATTTTAGGGGAACATAAGGGAGGAAATCACAGAACCATTCACTTAAGTGTGGCGGATAAAGCAAGGGACATAATTGCAGCCGGGCGTGTGGCACAAGGCAAATTTTGTGAAATAGTATTCGCAGGATTTTCAAAAGAAGAAATAGAAGCCCTACATAGGTTTACAGAGCAAGTAAACAGAAATATCAAAGAATATTTGAATGATTAG
- a CDS encoding TnpV protein, with protein sequence MSELERSIHDDSNDLDYILVGEIYLPLIAVPEEKRDIGFYGSLHRNYLKDYKSGLYSYLTLTGKLWTYLADLNEQCVERRDFLMNQIMKQEGISEELKTRDQMEWIRQANNVRSRVDEIILNELVYV encoded by the coding sequence ATGAGCGAATTAGAAAGAAGCATTCACGATGACAGCAACGATCTGGATTATATCCTTGTCGGGGAAATCTATCTGCCACTGATCGCTGTACCGGAAGAAAAGCGTGATATTGGCTTTTATGGAAGCCTTCACAGAAACTATCTGAAGGACTACAAAAGTGGCTTATATTCCTATCTGACATTGACTGGAAAGCTTTGGACTTACCTTGCAGACTTAAATGAGCAGTGCGTAGAACGCAGAGATTTTCTCATGAATCAGATTATGAAACAGGAAGGCATTTCGGAAGAATTGAAAACCAGAGATCAAATGGAATGGATCCGCCAGGCAAACAATGTGAGAAGCCGGGTAGATGAAATCATTTTGAACGAATTGGTCTATGTATAG